In Dendropsophus ebraccatus isolate aDenEbr1 chromosome 14, aDenEbr1.pat, whole genome shotgun sequence, the following proteins share a genomic window:
- the TCFL5 gene encoding transcription factor-like 5 protein translates to MFRPSPAPDTCPAGSSRSSACVGEGVVNEQVTTNVTVIELADIEYTQLHQLFCAYIDPQGNEGGAETRMGAIVPASAPQYQSTSLTTEGHNLCQVKCQSDASIVHANQTVGHADFQSIFPSTSCKWDGFQPCFTSGDSSREVPMQLRPTSDIAGLNKENENLGHMCEPRTKSKVCVCLEDRFTSLLTDVPRCTEVAEADVTNSLMTNIHHPSQLIGAQPLGKCTPIVKNNTAQSPLQFVYSVINLQNTSADGNADRSLAQTSFSMNCGASCPLLEAAKNKEISLSRGISFCSQHIESVKENFGLENKLLPEEILVKVKDTLCSQSMRKRSHVHHASADMEGRVLGDISNNHKGEPMQSNAVERGAGNKETVLSQRREKHNRMERERRRRIRICCDELKSLVPLCSVETDKATTLKWTVTYLRYIQKTHGEHLRKEFEAAFCARTGRRMKVSTRSGSVPEAAAAGSSSHQDVK, encoded by the exons ATGTTCCGGCCATCTCCAGCACCTGATACCTGTCCCGCGGGGTCTTCACGCTCTTCCGCCTGTGTCGGTGAGGGTGTGGTTAATGAACAAGTCACCACAAACGTAACCGTTATCGAGTTGGCTGATATCGAATACACCCAACTGCATCAGCTCTTCTGTGCATACATAGACCCCCAGGGCAATGAGGGGGGTGCGGAGACTAGAATGGGCGCCATCGTTCCAGCCAGTGCTCCTCAGTATCAGTCCACCAGCCTCACCACTGAGGGACACAACCTCTGCCAGGTCAAATGCCAGTCAGACGCTAGCATAGTGCACGCTAACCAGACTGTAGGACACGCTGACTTTCAGTCCATCTTCCCTTCCACTAGTTGTAAATGGGATGGTTTTCAGCCATGTTTCACTAGTGGTGACTCCTCGCGGGAGGTTCCAATGCAGTTAAGACCAACTAGTGACATCGCTGGGCTTAATAAGGAAAATGAGAATTTAGGTCACATGTGTGAACCCAGAACGAAGTCTAAGGTCTGTGTTTGTTTGGAGGACAGATTTACCAGTTTACTGACAGATGTACCTAGGTGTACGGAGGTGGCGGAGGCCGATGTCACCAACAG TTTGATGACCAATATCCACCACCCATCACAGCTCATAGGAGCCCAACCACTGGGCaagtgcacccccatagtaaaaaaCAACACTGCCCAGTCTCCATTGCAGTTTGTATATTCTGTCATCAACCTACAGAACACGTCTGCAGATGGAAACGCTGATCGCTCCCTCGCACAG ACTAGTTTCTCTATGAACTGTGGAGCgtcctgccccctgctggaggcaGCAAAGAACAAGGAGATCTCACTATCCCGAGGAATTTCCTTCTGCTCTCAACACATTGAATCGGTAAAGGAGAACTTTGGACTTGAAAATAAATTACTTCCTGAGGAGATCTTGGTTAAAGTGAAGG ACACGTTGTGTAGTCAGTCAATGAGAAAGAGAAGTCACGTGCATCATGCATCCGCTGACATGGAGGGGAGAGTCCTGGGTGACATTAGCAACAATCACAAGGGGGAACCTATGCAGAGTAATGCTGTGGAGAGAGGAGCTGGTAACAAGGAGACAGTCTTGTCCCAACGCAGGGAGAAACACAACCGCATGGAGAGAGAGCGCAG GCGCAGAATTCGGATTTGCTGTGATGAGTTAAAAAGCTTAGTTCCATTATGTTCAGTAGAGACAGATAAGGCAACCACGTTAAAGTGGACCGTGACCTACCTAAGATACATCCAGAAGACACACGGAGAACATCTGAGAAAG GAGTTTGAAGCAGCTTTCTGTGCAAGAACAGGAAGGAGAATGAAAGTCAGCACAAGAAGTGGTTCAGTCCCAGAGGCGGCTGCGGCAGgcagcagctcacaccaggatgTCAAGTAA